A genomic stretch from Apis cerana isolate GH-2021 linkage group LG7, AcerK_1.0, whole genome shotgun sequence includes:
- the LOC107999379 gene encoding NADH-quinone oxidoreductase subunit B 2, whose amino-acid sequence MLRSLVFSSSVNQGLTSLICNNIALAGCPAALVCQTKHMATDVSKTSESSLPQKIKKIPYSPFQNTNNLAEYAIARLDDILNWGRKGSIWPLTFGLACCAVEMMHIAAPRYDMDRYGVVFRASPRQADVIIVAGTLTNKMAPALRKIYDQMPEPRWVISMGSCANGGGYYHYSYSVVRGCDRIIPVDIYVPGCPPTAEALMYGILQLQKKIKRMKTLQIWYRQ is encoded by the exons ATGTTGCGCTCTCTTGTGTTTTCAT cctCTGTTAATCAGGGTTTAACATCCCTGATATGCAATAACATTGCATTAGCAGGATGTCCTGCAGCTTTAGTTTGTCAAACTAAACACATGGCCACAGATGTATCAAAAACAAGTGAAAGTTCTTTgccacaaaaaataaaaaagatacctTATAGTCCTTTTCAAAATACCAATAATCTTGCTGAATATGCTATAGCTCGAttagatgatattttaaattgggGTCGTAAAGGATCAATATGGCCACTCACATTTGGTCTAGCTTGTTGTGCTGTTGAAATGATGCACATAGCAGCTCCAAGATATGATATGGATAGATATGGAGTTGTATTTAGAGCTTCTCCAAGGCAAGCTGATGTTATTATAGTTGCTGGtactttaacaaataaaatggcCCCAGCATTGAGGAAAATATATGATCAAATGCCTGAACCTCGTTGGGTTATTTCAATGGGAAGCTGTGCTAATGGTGGTGGTTATTACCATTATAGCTACTCTGTTGTCAGAGGATGCGATAGGATTATACCTGTGGACATATACGTGCCAG GATGTCCCCCAACAGCAGAAGCTCTAATGTATGGTATCCTTCAAttgcagaaaaaaattaaacgcatGAAAACATTACAAATATGGTATAGACaatga
- the LOC107999378 gene encoding MAU2 chromatid cohesion factor homolog, whose protein sequence is MASSQDAWYLSLLGLAENFRTSSPPNIKSCIQCLQAVFNFKPPPRVEARTHLQLGNILLTHTKNIDLARSHLEQAWRLSQNINTFDDVKFEAASVVAELYEQQQQPNLSKPILRKAIELSQHNVYWHCRLIFQLAQIHASEKDFVAASSLLAVGVDYSHISNASYTRVLFLLSRCMLLLIDKKFTEVHPLLNSAGHHVENWQGNPHQKEYLKVYFLVLQVCHYLMAGQVKSVKPCLKQLQQSIQTIMSPSWPADEVVTGSNIGDMFIWMPKDHLYVLVYLVTVMHSMQAGYMDKAQKYTDKALTQIEKLKIVDNKPILSVFQLMLLEHIVMCRLVMGNKSVALAEISQACELCRRQPRLLQGHKPQLHALLGLYAMSMNCMEAAEAQFTAALRTSQERELWTFANLNLAIVYLRTKRDADLGALLERINPESLPSHSHSLRAAAYYVQGLQAFFGARYNEAKRYLRETLKMANSEDLNRLTSCSLVLLGHIFLSLGNSRESMNMVTPAMQLASKIPDVHVQLWATAILKDLYRICGDPSRESEAYQMHCTFSQTLLKDHFQSTQMGEHTLIQWTDGPVPALPNNPPPSTSQAIL, encoded by the exons ATGGCGTCTTCGCAGGACGCTTGGTATCTATCGTTGTTAGGGCTAgcagaaaattttcgaacCTCTAGTCCACCGAATATTAAGTCGTGTATACAGTGCTTACAAgcggtttttaattttaaaccgcCTCCAAGGGTTGAAGCACGTACTCATCTTCAACTTGGCAACATCCTTCTTACGCATACCAAAAACATCGATTTGGCGCGGTCTCATTTAGAACAAGCG TGGCGATTGAGTCAAAATATAAACACTTTTGATGATGTTAAGTTTGAAGCAGCAAGTGTAGTTGCAGAATTATAtgaacaacaacagcaaccaAATCTTAGTAAACCAATATTACGGAAAGCTATAGAACTTTCGCAACATAATGTATATTGGCATTGTAGACTTATTTTTCAACTTGCa caAATACATGCATCGGAAAAAGATTTTGTTGCAGCTAGTAGTTTACTTGCAGTAGGTGTTGATTATTCTCATATCAGCAATGCAAGTTATACAAGAGTTTTGTTCTTATTGAGTCGATGTATGCTTTTATTAATAGACAAAAAGTTTACTGAAGTTCACCCTCTTTTAAATTCAGCTGGTCATCATGTTGAAAATTGGCAGGGTAATCCAcatcaaaaagaatatttgaaagtatattttttggtACTTCAAGTATGTCATTATTTAATGGCAGGACAA gTCAAAAGTGTAAAACCTTgtttaaaacaattacaaCAAAGTATACAAACTATAATGTCTCCTAGTTGGCCAGCAGATGAAGTAGTTACAGGTTCAAATATTGGAGATATGTTTATATGGATGCCAAAGGACCATTTATATGTTTTGGTTTATTTAGTAACAGTTATGCATTCAATGCAAGCTGGTTATATGGATAAAGCTCAAAAATATACAGATAAAGCATTAACTCAAATTGAAAAActcaaaa TTGTTGACAACAAACCAATATTATCTGTTTTCCAATTAATGTTATTGGAACATATAGTAATGTGTCGATTAGTGATGGGAAACAAAAGTGTAGCTCTTGCAGAAATTTCTCAAGCTTGTGAACTTTGTAGAAGACAACCAAGGTTACTTCAAGGTCATAAACCACAATTGCATGCTTTATTGGGATTATATGCAATGTCAATGAATTGTATGGAAGCTGCAGAAGCGCAATTTACAGCTGCTTTGAGA acatcACAAGAAAGAGAATTGTGGACTTTCGCGAACTTAAATTTAGCAATAGTATATCTTAGGACAAAGAGAGATGCAGATTTAGGTGCTTTATTAGAACGAATAAATCCAGAATCTTTACCATCTCACTCGCATTCTTTGAGAGCAGCAGCCTATTATGTTCAGGGTCTTCAAGCATTTTTTGGAGCAAGATACAACGAAGCAaa gagATACCTCCGGGAAACATTAAAAATGGCTAATTCTGAAGATTTGAATAGACTTACTTCATGTAGTCTTGTTCTTCTGggacatatatttctttctttaggaAATAGTAGAGAATCTATGAACATGGTTACACCTGCAATGCAATTAGCTTCTAAAATACCTGATGTCCATGTACAATTATGGGCTACTGCTATTCTTAAag atttatatagaatttgcGGGGATCCGAGTCGTGAAAGTGAAGCATATCAAATGCATTGCACATTTTCGCAAACTCTCTTAAAAGATCATTTTCAAAGTACGCAAATGGGTGAACATACTCTTATACAATGGACTGATGGGCCCGTGCCTGCTTTGCCGAATAATCCACCACCTTCGACATCGCAAgcaattctttaa